The following proteins are encoded in a genomic region of Chryseobacterium cucumeris:
- a CDS encoding tetratricopeptide repeat protein, with amino-acid sequence MGKINVIIFKNKTIRSKAIKEIIAFTIFVGLLLVMFSCHKETDNTDRENFDISLLTQSSELQLSGEYEAFVKLNKEYLKKAAKIKYTAGKGLCYLNMAGVNVSAGNYEKARFFFNKAEKDLINSGNAYHKAVFYDDYSLYYSHLKLNDKAIECNNKAFYYLKQAGKTKLSQKLLPRLYVNKGIYYAWKGWLGTSLKCFTKANVLENSAYTNCMVAQYYLFTHKPDSAGIYISKADEKMISQKTTDVESLWVYYTMGYYYNEIENSEQAEKALKKALEINIKTRRTYSSHIKEVYKSLAELYKKKNDGGKAYFYLKKYMEEEGRFDAERFAVMNKATEDFISEMKQESDWHKNDLPLFIALSITVLTVSGVYVRKMINRLQKKKNTLKEQTDALKNHVQTKQLQEVTELAKRNDSSFLLKFKELFPEFIKSLLAINPDLENSELAFCAMLKLRFSSKEIADYTFVQHKSVQQKKYRIRKRLNIPGETDIYDFFDNLAE; translated from the coding sequence ATGGGAAAAATTAATGTAATCATTTTTAAAAATAAAACGATCCGCTCAAAGGCTATCAAAGAGATAATAGCCTTTACAATCTTCGTGGGGCTGCTTCTGGTTATGTTTTCATGTCATAAGGAAACTGATAATACAGACCGGGAAAATTTTGATATATCCCTGTTGACCCAAAGCTCTGAGCTTCAGCTGTCTGGTGAATATGAGGCTTTTGTTAAGCTTAATAAAGAATACCTGAAGAAAGCGGCAAAAATAAAATATACAGCAGGAAAAGGTCTCTGCTATCTGAATATGGCAGGCGTAAATGTTTCTGCAGGAAATTATGAAAAAGCCCGTTTTTTTTTCAATAAAGCAGAAAAAGATCTGATTAATTCAGGAAATGCTTACCATAAAGCAGTATTCTATGATGATTACAGTCTCTATTATTCTCATCTTAAATTAAACGATAAGGCTATAGAATGCAACAACAAGGCATTTTATTATCTCAAACAGGCTGGAAAAACAAAGCTTAGCCAAAAACTTCTACCCAGACTTTATGTAAACAAAGGAATTTATTATGCATGGAAAGGATGGCTGGGAACTTCTCTGAAATGCTTTACAAAAGCAAATGTGTTGGAAAATTCGGCGTACACCAATTGTATGGTGGCACAATACTATTTATTTACTCATAAACCTGATTCTGCCGGTATATACATCAGCAAAGCAGATGAAAAAATGATCAGTCAGAAAACTACAGATGTGGAATCTCTTTGGGTGTATTATACAATGGGATACTACTATAATGAAATTGAAAATAGCGAACAGGCTGAAAAAGCACTAAAAAAAGCACTGGAAATCAATATTAAGACAAGACGGACCTATTCTTCACATATCAAAGAAGTTTATAAATCACTTGCAGAATTATATAAGAAAAAAAATGACGGAGGGAAGGCCTATTTTTATCTGAAGAAATATATGGAGGAGGAGGGAAGATTTGATGCAGAACGATTTGCCGTCATGAATAAAGCTACCGAAGATTTTATTTCGGAAATGAAGCAGGAATCGGACTGGCATAAAAACGATCTTCCGTTGTTTATTGCATTGTCTATCACAGTACTTACTGTTTCAGGAGTATATGTACGGAAAATGATTAACAGATTACAAAAGAAGAAGAATACTTTAAAAGAACAAACCGACGCACTTAAAAATCACGTTCAGACAAAACAGCTTCAGGAGGTGACTGAACTTGCTAAAAGAAATGATTCTTCTTTCCTGCTGAAATTTAAAGAGCTCTTTCCTGAATTTATTAAATCGCTGCTGGCGATCAATCCGGATCTTGAAAATTCAGAACTGGCTTTCTGTGCAATGCTGAAATTACGTTTTTCATCCAAAGAGATTGCAGATTATACTTTTGTACAGCATAAATCTGTTCAACAAAAGAAATACAGGATCAGAAAAAGACTGAATATTCCCGGAGAAACAGATATTTACGATTTTTTTGATAACCTGGCAGAATAA